From Salinicoccus roseus, one genomic window encodes:
- a CDS encoding MBL fold metallo-hydrolase, with the protein MKVTIIGMWNSFPNGTEPTSGYLLEKDGVRILLDAGSGIAGGIQKYIGIHDLDYIILSHYHHDHAGDAEAFMLARRVARQLKRVDRNLKIYGPESGAAAKTIRRMKYTTFLPVKAHKAYTIGPFRFEFHRNEHSVETYAIRVTDNDGAVCVYTSDTCYRGSLVRFSFGADLLLVDSKLYEGFDGKVEGHMNAEEAGRLASKADVQQAVLTNLPHDAELEVLLDSAKQHPVGRIMLAEAGMTFEI; encoded by the coding sequence ATGAAAGTCACCATTATTGGAATGTGGAACAGCTTTCCGAACGGTACAGAGCCGACATCCGGCTATCTTTTGGAGAAGGACGGGGTCAGGATACTGCTGGATGCCGGCAGCGGCATCGCAGGCGGTATACAGAAATATATCGGCATACATGATCTGGACTATATCATCCTATCCCACTATCATCATGACCATGCGGGAGACGCCGAAGCGTTCATGCTGGCACGCAGGGTGGCCAGACAACTGAAGCGCGTCGACCGCAACCTCAAAATATATGGACCGGAGAGCGGTGCAGCTGCAAAGACGATCCGCCGGATGAAATACACCACCTTCCTGCCGGTGAAGGCGCATAAAGCCTATACCATCGGTCCGTTCAGATTCGAGTTCCACCGTAACGAACACTCAGTCGAAACCTATGCCATAAGGGTTACGGACAATGATGGTGCGGTATGTGTGTATACATCGGATACATGCTACCGCGGCAGTCTCGTCCGTTTCTCCTTCGGAGCAGACCTGCTCCTCGTCGACAGCAAGCTGTACGAAGGGTTCGACGGAAAAGTGGAGGGGCACATGAACGCCGAAGAAGCCGGCCGGCTCGCGTCCAAGGCAGACGTCCAGCAGGCAGTCCTCACCAATCTTCCACACGATGCGGAGCTGGAAGTTCTCCTCGACAGTGCCAAACAGCACCCGGTCGGCAGGATCATGCTGGCAGAAGCGGGCATGACATTCGAAATCTAG
- the galU gene encoding UTP--glucose-1-phosphate uridylyltransferase GalU, with the protein MQKVRKAVIPAAGLGTRFLPATKAMPKEMLPILDKPTIQYIVEEAVEAGIEDIIIVTGKHKRAIEDHFDHQIELEMNLKKKEKFELLEKVEHATGLANIFYVRQKAPKGLGHAIHTARQFIGDEPFAVLLGDDIVDNEGGTPAIGQLMEQYNACHSPIIGVKQVPESETSRYGIVEFDRQEGNLYHLSDMFEKPAPGVTDSTLAIMGRYVLTPEIFDHLEKGEVGAGGEIQLTDAIRAVAEGGGDVHAVDFEGRRYDVGDKTGFVKTTIEYALKSDMKDALLDFMAETLEKNERVGRQK; encoded by the coding sequence ATGCAGAAAGTAAGAAAAGCGGTCATTCCTGCTGCAGGACTTGGAACGCGGTTCCTCCCGGCGACGAAGGCGATGCCGAAGGAGATGCTGCCGATCCTCGACAAACCGACGATCCAGTACATCGTCGAAGAGGCGGTCGAGGCGGGCATCGAGGACATCATCATCGTCACCGGCAAGCATAAGCGGGCGATTGAGGACCATTTTGACCATCAGATCGAGCTTGAAATGAACCTCAAGAAGAAGGAGAAGTTCGAACTGCTCGAAAAGGTCGAACATGCGACCGGGCTTGCGAACATCTTCTATGTCAGGCAGAAGGCACCGAAAGGACTCGGCCACGCCATACATACAGCCAGACAGTTCATCGGCGATGAACCTTTCGCAGTTCTGCTCGGGGACGACATCGTTGATAACGAAGGCGGCACCCCTGCAATTGGCCAGCTGATGGAACAGTACAACGCGTGCCACAGCCCGATTATCGGGGTGAAACAGGTGCCCGAATCCGAAACATCCCGCTACGGCATCGTGGAATTCGACCGCCAGGAGGGCAACCTCTATCATCTCTCCGATATGTTCGAAAAACCTGCGCCGGGCGTCACCGACTCCACACTGGCAATCATGGGCCGCTACGTCCTCACCCCCGAGATATTCGACCACCTCGAAAAAGGAGAAGTCGGCGCCGGCGGAGAGATCCAGCTCACAGATGCCATCCGCGCCGTCGCTGAAGGCGGCGGGGACGTACATGCCGTCGATTTCGAAGGCCGCCGCTATGACGTGGGGGACAAGACCGGATTCGTCAAGACGACGATTGAATACGCCCTGAAATCCGATATGAAGGATGCGCTCCTCGATTTCATGGCAGAGACACTCGAAAAGAACGAAAGAGTGGGCAGACAGAAGTAA
- a CDS encoding gluconate 2-dehydrogenase subunit 3 family protein, with the protein MAEKGPDDKQFSRRDFLKTTGVATGGIIGGSLLGGFVGFNMADSGSDTAQNDQGTGGDTAQQGQENPGRIFFHNDAEFETISQAMERIFPEDDMGPGAIALGAPYFLDMQLAGEYGNNTKEYMQGPFYEGEPTQGYQSRLKRADLFRLGIERLNTESNDQFDDDFSNLDGEDQDEILTRFQEGEADMGVPAATAKPEDFFGLLRSATIEGVYADPLYRGNRGMEGWKMKNFPGHQHQYIDRIDTGSFEEIDPQSLYGGNG; encoded by the coding sequence ATGGCGGAAAAAGGACCTGACGATAAGCAGTTTTCGAGGCGTGATTTCCTCAAGACCACCGGCGTTGCGACAGGCGGCATCATTGGCGGGTCGCTGCTCGGCGGTTTTGTGGGATTCAACATGGCGGACTCCGGAAGCGACACGGCGCAGAACGACCAGGGGACTGGAGGAGACACGGCGCAGCAGGGCCAGGAGAATCCAGGCCGGATCTTCTTCCACAATGACGCTGAATTCGAAACGATTTCACAGGCGATGGAGCGCATATTCCCGGAAGACGACATGGGACCCGGAGCCATCGCACTCGGTGCCCCCTATTTCCTGGATATGCAGCTGGCCGGGGAATACGGCAATAACACCAAGGAATATATGCAGGGGCCGTTCTATGAAGGTGAACCGACACAGGGATACCAGTCGAGGCTGAAGCGGGCAGATCTGTTCAGGCTGGGTATCGAACGGCTCAACACCGAGTCCAACGATCAGTTCGACGATGACTTCAGCAACCTTGACGGCGAGGATCAGGATGAGATACTGACGCGGTTCCAGGAAGGGGAAGCCGACATGGGCGTCCCTGCAGCTACGGCCAAGCCCGAAGACTTCTTCGGACTTCTGCGCTCGGCGACGATCGAAGGCGTCTACGCAGATCCCCTCTACCGAGGCAACCGGGGCATGGAGGGCTGGAAGATGAAGAACTTCCCGGGACACCAGCACCAGTACATCGACCGCATCGACACTGGAAGTTTCGAAGAGATCGATCCGCAATCATTATATGGGGGGAATGGCTAA
- a CDS encoding M23 family metallopeptidase, with amino-acid sequence MNPIDYLVGKGFRVTSDPTRYSSGVWGKRDYTVDGYNYDAYCGGYHRAYDLAKAHLAPVPAVCGGVVAAGTARHGNFGGTVVVANRALGIQVIYGHLDRNLKVRIGQTVRQGDTVGLQSNTNYSNVTMASHLHIQFQHYGYIVGERAFVCSGIDPLKINIPEDDGPETWLWHGHFTADSRIRIRDHPSKQAPTRGIITPGRKVRFDRLHVNEGLWWIRMTGDGAQKCIAVGEKQTGVNFRRADALGRLWGKVGGLNTSRGKAKKG; translated from the coding sequence ATGAATCCAATCGATTATCTTGTGGGCAAAGGCTTCAGGGTCACATCGGATCCGACTCGCTACAGCAGCGGCGTATGGGGGAAGCGGGATTATACGGTGGACGGCTACAATTACGACGCATACTGTGGCGGATACCACCGGGCATACGATCTCGCCAAGGCACACCTGGCACCGGTTCCGGCGGTATGCGGCGGAGTGGTGGCTGCAGGTACAGCGCGGCACGGCAACTTCGGGGGGACGGTTGTCGTGGCGAACAGGGCGCTCGGCATCCAGGTGATCTACGGGCATCTCGACCGGAACCTCAAAGTCCGGATTGGCCAGACCGTCCGGCAGGGCGATACAGTCGGGCTCCAGTCGAACACGAACTACAGCAACGTCACGATGGCGAGCCATCTGCACATCCAGTTCCAGCATTACGGCTACATCGTAGGGGAGCGCGCCTTCGTATGCAGCGGCATCGATCCATTGAAAATAAATATCCCGGAAGATGACGGGCCGGAGACCTGGCTGTGGCACGGCCACTTTACGGCAGACAGCCGCATCCGCATCCGTGACCATCCATCGAAGCAGGCGCCGACGAGGGGCATCATCACGCCGGGAAGGAAAGTCCGCTTCGACAGGCTCCATGTCAATGAAGGGCTGTGGTGGATCCGCATGACGGGTGATGGTGCACAGAAATGCATCGCAGTCGGAGAAAAGCAGACGGGGGTCAACTTCCGCCGGGCGGATGCCCTGGGCCGTCTGTGGGGAAAGGTCGGCGGACTGAATACATCGCGGGGCAAAGCAAAGAAGGGCTGA
- a CDS encoding ABC transporter ATP-binding protein — MTVLELKGLTKRFGKTIAADDVSFELREGEIFGFIGPNGAGKSTTLRMIIGALTPDAGEILMDGTPINKNRHYSQNIAYVPGDINLWGNLTGEEVIRFFMKVRGYTDMEHKDRLVERFRLDTSKKCKAYSKGNRQKVALICAFLSDARLLIFDEPTSGLDPLMERNFHEEVTAAKKDGRSILLSSHILSEVEKLADRIAIIREGQIIETGMLETLRHITRTEYVVQAEGDLDALKELPYVHDYEVTETGVHMRVDNDAVGDFLQALAPHQPSHLESLPPRLEDIFMRYYEGRREQS, encoded by the coding sequence ATGACAGTACTTGAACTGAAAGGTCTGACGAAACGCTTTGGCAAAACAATCGCTGCAGATGATGTATCATTCGAGCTCAGGGAGGGCGAAATCTTCGGCTTCATCGGGCCGAACGGTGCCGGAAAATCAACGACGCTGCGCATGATCATCGGCGCCCTCACCCCGGATGCGGGTGAGATACTGATGGACGGCACCCCGATCAATAAAAACCGGCACTACAGTCAGAACATCGCCTACGTGCCGGGGGACATCAACCTGTGGGGGAACCTGACCGGTGAAGAGGTCATCCGCTTCTTCATGAAAGTGCGCGGCTACACGGACATGGAACACAAGGACCGGCTGGTCGAGCGGTTCCGCCTCGACACCTCGAAGAAGTGCAAGGCCTATTCCAAGGGGAACCGGCAGAAGGTGGCCCTGATATGCGCCTTCCTTTCCGATGCCCGCCTGCTCATCTTCGATGAGCCGACTTCCGGCCTCGATCCGCTGATGGAACGCAATTTCCATGAAGAGGTGACGGCGGCCAAAAAGGATGGCAGGAGCATCCTGCTCTCAAGCCATATCCTGTCTGAAGTGGAGAAGCTGGCCGACCGCATCGCCATCATCCGTGAAGGACAGATCATCGAAACCGGAATGCTCGAGACACTGCGCCATATCACCCGGACTGAATACGTCGTCCAGGCGGAAGGCGATCTCGACGCTCTCAAAGAACTTCCCTATGTGCATGACTATGAGGTGACGGAAACGGGCGTCCACATGCGGGTGGACAACGATGCGGTCGGCGACTTCCTGCAGGCACTCGCCCCCCATCAGCCGAGCCATCTGGAATCGCTGCCGCCAAGGCTCGAGGACATATTCATGCGCTACTACGAAGGCCGGCGTGAACAGTCATGA
- a CDS encoding ABC transporter permease: MRHFLKLTLDDAWFRILLWIIGISALTLIVPYAFLGLYDDPTERELLRETLDNPALIAMVGPVPEGAYTIAIMFSHEMLVFMGVIHGLFGVMIANSVSRKMEDQGLIEFVNSAGITRQSIFMTQLLIGVGMNAVLGLVLFAGLFLTPDDSFTFAGSAMYAIGTSLFGLMFYALTLLFAQLFPASEWAFGVSLSVLLLLYLYRAITDVASPDLSVVSPYNWLTRLEPFAGNEIVWLLPFLLILLFFGLAWILFSRRDLDDAYLNFTMNKKPRAIGSYPRLMMGGMKILVASWLIGMVLIGASYGSIFADLDTFIGGNEFLEESMAAAGVDIVTQFISVLVLITSIIGIIPALMISGRILREEKHGRLEWLESAGIRRRTMLLSHGIYAAVIGIIGIAVAMLGMYGASMNAEGIDMTFSDYMLIAVNYGGAVVLFVGLSVLLIGISARLHIIVWFYLLYSFFVNYLGLILNLDDVWRMATPFHYLAEVPKESMDWAAWGGVVAIGIILMVLGVLFFRRRDVG, translated from the coding sequence ATGAGACATTTCCTGAAGCTGACGCTGGATGATGCATGGTTCCGCATACTCCTATGGATCATCGGCATCAGTGCACTGACGCTCATCGTCCCCTACGCCTTCCTGGGGCTGTATGACGATCCCACAGAGCGCGAATTGCTCCGCGAGACGCTGGACAACCCGGCGCTGATTGCGATGGTCGGTCCCGTGCCGGAAGGCGCCTATACCATCGCCATCATGTTCAGTCATGAGATGCTCGTATTCATGGGTGTCATCCACGGTCTGTTCGGCGTCATGATCGCCAATTCGGTCAGCCGCAAGATGGAGGACCAGGGCCTGATCGAATTCGTCAACAGCGCAGGCATCACACGCCAATCCATCTTCATGACGCAGCTCCTCATCGGGGTCGGCATGAATGCGGTCCTCGGCCTCGTGCTTTTCGCCGGCCTGTTTCTGACCCCGGACGACTCGTTCACATTTGCAGGCAGTGCGATGTATGCCATCGGCACCAGCCTCTTCGGGCTGATGTTCTATGCACTGACGCTCTTATTCGCACAGCTCTTCCCGGCATCAGAGTGGGCGTTCGGGGTTTCACTTTCCGTCCTGCTCCTACTGTATCTCTACCGTGCGATCACGGATGTCGCAAGTCCGGACCTGTCCGTCGTATCACCATACAATTGGCTGACACGGCTCGAGCCGTTTGCGGGCAATGAAATCGTCTGGCTGCTGCCATTCCTCCTCATCCTGCTCTTCTTCGGCCTCGCGTGGATTTTATTTTCCAGAAGGGATCTCGATGATGCCTATCTGAACTTCACCATGAATAAAAAGCCGCGTGCCATCGGATCCTATCCACGGCTCATGATGGGCGGCATGAAGATACTTGTGGCAAGCTGGCTCATCGGCATGGTGCTGATCGGCGCCTCATACGGCTCGATATTCGCCGACCTCGATACGTTCATTGGGGGAAATGAATTCCTTGAAGAGAGCATGGCTGCTGCCGGAGTGGATATCGTCACCCAGTTCATCAGCGTGCTCGTGCTGATCACTTCGATCATCGGCATCATCCCAGCCCTGATGATCTCTGGACGCATTCTGCGCGAGGAGAAGCACGGCCGCCTCGAATGGCTGGAGAGTGCGGGCATCCGTCGCCGGACGATGCTCCTCTCCCACGGCATCTACGCAGCCGTGATCGGGATCATCGGAATCGCGGTCGCCATGCTCGGCATGTATGGCGCCAGCATGAACGCCGAAGGCATCGATATGACATTCAGCGACTATATGCTCATCGCCGTCAACTATGGCGGAGCCGTCGTCCTGTTCGTCGGACTGTCGGTACTGCTGATCGGCATCTCGGCCCGCCTCCACATCATCGTCTGGTTCTATCTGCTCTATTCCTTCTTCGTCAACTATCTCGGCCTCATCCTCAACCTTGATGATGTGTGGCGGATGGCGACGCCGTTCCATTACCTGGCCGAAGTTCCGAAGGAATCGATGGACTGGGCGGCCTGGGGTGGCGTTGTCGCCATCGGCATCATCCTGATGGTGCTCGGCGTACTGTTCTTCAGGAGAAGGGATGTCGGATGA
- the tatC gene encoding twin-arginine translocase subunit TatC, protein MDPYQNLNVSPVHKRKAEREKKAEEEKSSGGTGGSGGGGNGNGPRNPQEPEEPRKRKKVSTEDPYAPLMDHIEDLRSLLIKSAVVFVLWFFLIFMTVAWWFPVVSKGADIVVLGPFEVIRFYIRTSAAMSLGLSLPFICWFLWQFVRPGLVDKETQFLKGSLPVMLGLFVVGLSFGYFVVHPISYFFLIEMGQINFDVLVTADEYMSFLLITTIPFGLIFQLPIVVLFLNHIELLDSDLMKKSRKFAYFGLLVITALIAPPDFFTHLITLLPMIGLYEISIILVRRKERRTAQKERAEAEAA, encoded by the coding sequence ATGGATCCATACCAAAATCTGAATGTCAGTCCGGTACACAAGCGGAAGGCCGAAAGGGAAAAGAAGGCCGAAGAGGAAAAGTCGTCCGGTGGTACCGGCGGCAGCGGCGGGGGCGGAAACGGCAATGGACCGCGCAATCCGCAGGAACCGGAGGAGCCGAGGAAAAGGAAGAAGGTGAGTACGGAAGATCCATATGCACCGCTCATGGATCACATCGAGGATCTGCGGAGCCTGCTGATCAAATCGGCAGTCGTCTTTGTCCTATGGTTCTTCCTCATATTCATGACGGTCGCCTGGTGGTTCCCGGTCGTCTCGAAGGGCGCAGACATTGTCGTCCTCGGCCCCTTTGAAGTCATACGGTTCTACATCCGGACTTCGGCAGCCATGAGCCTCGGGCTCAGCCTGCCGTTCATCTGCTGGTTCCTTTGGCAGTTCGTCCGGCCCGGGCTGGTCGACAAGGAGACCCAGTTCCTCAAGGGGTCGCTGCCGGTCATGCTCGGACTGTTCGTGGTCGGCCTCTCCTTCGGCTATTTCGTCGTCCATCCGATCAGCTACTTTTTTCTGATAGAGATGGGGCAGATCAACTTCGATGTGCTCGTCACAGCGGATGAGTACATGTCATTCCTTTTGATCACGACGATTCCGTTCGGACTGATCTTCCAGCTGCCGATTGTTGTTCTATTCCTTAATCATATAGAATTGCTTGATTCCGATCTCATGAAGAAATCCAGAAAGTTCGCCTACTTCGGGCTGCTTGTCATCACTGCACTCATTGCACCACCCGATTTCTTCACCCACCTCATTACACTTTTACCGATGATCGGATTATATGAAATCAGCATCATCCTCGTCAGACGGAAGGAAAGGCGCACCGCACAGAAAGAGAGAGCAGAAGCGGAGGCAGCCTGA
- a CDS encoding TetR/AcrR family transcriptional regulator: protein MKKPFKKLDDAQQYHILTTAMAEFSKYGYRQASTNRIVKSAGISKGMLYYYFDSKQSLYLSAAKYAYDHFTVHLLDQVRLEEEGFIERLARLSRTKHKYFIQHPEVSQFVTHMFYDTEMLGDYQQSLQALRESNLAAMYEKVDMDLFRPDIDRETMMKMIRWTFDGYIREMEQHFEAEGIDFGQIDVYFDRFEGYLGTMRKLYYKEAAQ, encoded by the coding sequence ATGAAAAAGCCATTCAAAAAGCTGGATGACGCCCAGCAGTACCACATCCTTACGACTGCCATGGCCGAATTTTCGAAGTATGGCTACAGGCAGGCATCGACCAATCGCATCGTGAAGTCGGCAGGCATCAGCAAGGGGATGCTCTACTACTATTTCGACAGCAAGCAGTCGCTCTACCTGAGCGCTGCGAAGTATGCCTATGACCACTTCACCGTCCATCTCCTCGATCAGGTCCGGCTCGAGGAGGAGGGCTTCATCGAGAGGCTCGCCAGGCTGTCCCGAACCAAGCACAAATATTTCATCCAGCATCCTGAAGTTTCCCAGTTCGTGACCCATATGTTCTACGATACGGAGATGCTCGGCGACTATCAGCAGTCGCTGCAGGCACTGCGGGAATCGAACCTCGCTGCGATGTATGAGAAGGTCGATATGGACCTGTTCCGGCCCGACATCGACCGGGAGACGATGATGAAGATGATCCGCTGGACATTCGATGGGTACATCAGGGAAATGGAGCAGCACTTCGAAGCGGAAGGCATCGACTTCGGACAGATCGACGTCTATTTCGACCGGTTCGAAGGCTACCTTGGGACAATGCGCAAGCTCTACTATAAGGAGGCAGCACAATGA
- a CDS encoding nuclease-related domain-containing protein translates to MFLTDRKKSKELNFYEVLERRTALGEGERKTLKILRQGFEGEQSYDRLWDEVGHDHLLIFRDIWMKVENATLQIDALIVYGDRLIVNEIKNYSGMYQYADGSWSVNSFQISEDPVAQVSRTAGKLIRLKYGGRHGHPFEVDRKVAFVNPNFNLTVDTEESKNHIITRPMLKYYMRDVARRRSGADASALSDTIRNCIIEDPMALPEVDVARIRTGLYCGRCGSFKLTLDRYRSHCTSCGHQETIEHQTVQSIIDFATLFSEENLSKKGIRWITGARVSDRRIERYLNKYCTLVRKGKHSTYTIDTLNLGDLLKMKGYNSKYEKGKRILVD, encoded by the coding sequence ATGTTTTTGACGGACAGGAAGAAATCGAAGGAACTTAATTTTTACGAGGTGCTTGAACGGCGTACAGCACTCGGGGAGGGGGAAAGGAAGACGCTGAAGATACTGCGACAGGGGTTCGAAGGCGAGCAGTCATATGACCGTCTGTGGGATGAAGTCGGTCATGACCACCTGCTGATCTTCCGGGACATCTGGATGAAAGTGGAGAATGCCACACTGCAGATTGATGCGCTGATCGTGTATGGAGATCGTCTGATCGTCAACGAAATCAAGAATTACAGCGGCATGTATCAGTATGCCGACGGCAGCTGGTCGGTCAACAGCTTCCAGATTTCCGAGGATCCGGTCGCCCAAGTCAGCCGGACCGCCGGCAAGCTCATCCGGCTGAAATATGGAGGCCGCCATGGTCATCCTTTCGAAGTCGACAGGAAAGTGGCATTCGTCAATCCGAACTTCAACCTCACAGTCGATACGGAAGAAAGTAAAAATCACATTATCACACGTCCCATGCTGAAATACTACATGCGCGACGTTGCACGCCGGCGTTCCGGAGCTGACGCGTCGGCCCTGTCGGATACCATCCGGAACTGCATCATCGAAGATCCGATGGCGTTGCCGGAAGTGGATGTGGCCCGGATTCGGACGGGGTTATACTGCGGGCGATGCGGCAGTTTCAAGCTGACCCTTGACCGCTACCGGTCACATTGCACGTCATGCGGGCATCAGGAAACGATAGAGCATCAGACGGTGCAGTCAATCATCGATTTTGCCACTTTATTTTCTGAAGAAAATCTCAGCAAAAAGGGTATTCGTTGGATTACCGGGGCGAGGGTCAGCGACCGCAGGATAGAGCGGTATTTGAATAAATACTGTACACTCGTAAGAAAAGGTAAACATTCAACTTATACGATTGACACCTTAAATCTCGGAGACCTGCTGAAAATGAAAGGATACAATTCCAAATATGAAAAAGGTAAACGAATTCTGGTGGATTGA
- a CDS encoding GMC family oxidoreductase, with the protein MATELDRVDVVTVGVGWTGGIIAAEAAKAGLQVVGLERGRERGTEDYQNIHDEYKYAIRYELMQDVSKETLTFRNNPDQRALPMRQMGSFLLGENLGGAGTHWNGQTWRFLPYDFEIRSMTEEKYGEEKLMEDEGYRLQDWGITYDELEPYFDKFEKTCGISGEENPLGGERSDAYPTPPMIKTRILEMFEKASSGLGHSPIMMPSANLSEQFENPDGETIAACQYCAFCERFGCEYGAKSSPEVTVIPTARKTGNFEVRTHANVVEILTDEEDESQVSGVRYVDTRTGKEFIQPADVVVLNSYVFNNYKLLRVSDIGQQYDPETEEGSLGRSYCYQIFGGATGYFDEQFNTFMGAGALGMAFDDFNGDNFDHADLDFLHGGNISITQTGNRPIATNRIRPDTPSWGSEFKKESIESYTRTLSVSGQGATLPHKDNYLDLDEEYTDVYGVPLVQLTYNFKDQDRARHKYLAERSVEVLEEMGASEVVQNSELGDYSIVPYQSTHNTGGTIMGDDPEVSVVNNWLQHWDRDNLFVVGAGNFVHNGGYNPTATVGALAYRCAEGVIRFAEEGGRLEEE; encoded by the coding sequence ATGGCGACGGAATTGGACAGAGTGGATGTAGTGACGGTAGGTGTCGGATGGACAGGCGGCATCATAGCGGCAGAAGCGGCGAAGGCGGGTCTTCAGGTCGTCGGCCTCGAACGGGGCAGGGAACGCGGCACGGAAGACTACCAGAACATTCATGATGAATACAAGTACGCGATACGGTACGAACTCATGCAGGATGTCTCGAAGGAGACCCTCACCTTCAGGAACAATCCTGATCAGCGTGCGCTACCGATGCGTCAGATGGGATCCTTCCTGCTCGGTGAAAACCTCGGCGGCGCAGGGACCCACTGGAACGGCCAGACATGGAGATTCCTGCCATACGACTTCGAAATCCGGAGCATGACGGAGGAGAAATATGGTGAAGAGAAGCTGATGGAGGACGAAGGATACCGTCTTCAGGATTGGGGGATTACATACGACGAACTCGAACCGTATTTCGACAAGTTCGAGAAGACGTGTGGCATCTCGGGGGAAGAGAACCCGCTCGGCGGAGAGCGGTCGGATGCCTATCCGACACCGCCGATGATCAAGACACGCATACTCGAGATGTTCGAGAAAGCGTCTTCCGGACTCGGCCACAGCCCGATCATGATGCCATCGGCAAACTTGAGCGAACAGTTCGAGAACCCTGATGGAGAAACGATCGCAGCCTGCCAGTACTGCGCCTTCTGTGAGCGCTTCGGCTGTGAATACGGTGCGAAGTCCTCACCGGAAGTGACGGTCATTCCGACAGCGCGCAAGACGGGCAACTTCGAAGTCCGGACGCATGCCAACGTGGTCGAGATACTGACGGATGAGGAGGATGAGAGCCAGGTCAGCGGCGTCAGATACGTCGATACACGTACAGGTAAAGAGTTCATTCAGCCTGCGGATGTCGTGGTGCTGAACAGCTACGTGTTCAACAACTACAAGCTCCTCAGGGTGTCCGACATCGGCCAGCAGTATGATCCGGAAACGGAGGAGGGCTCACTCGGCCGCAGCTACTGCTACCAGATCTTCGGCGGCGCGACGGGCTACTTTGATGAACAGTTCAATACATTCATGGGAGCCGGCGCCCTCGGCATGGCCTTCGATGATTTCAACGGGGACAACTTCGACCATGCGGATCTAGACTTCCTGCATGGCGGCAACATCTCGATCACCCAGACCGGCAACCGACCGATCGCTACGAACCGGATACGCCCCGACACACCTTCCTGGGGCAGCGAGTTCAAGAAGGAGTCGATAGAAAGCTATACACGTACATTGAGCGTTTCCGGACAGGGGGCGACCCTGCCGCATAAGGACAACTATCTTGACCTCGATGAGGAATACACCGATGTCTACGGAGTTCCGCTCGTGCAGTTGACATATAACTTCAAAGATCAGGACAGGGCGCGCCACAAGTACCTTGCAGAACGCTCTGTAGAAGTATTGGAGGAGATGGGGGCTTCAGAAGTCGTACAGAACAGCGAGCTCGGCGACTACAGCATCGTCCCTTACCAGTCCACACACAACACAGGTGGTACGATCATGGGCGACGACCCTGAAGTCAGTGTCGTGAACAACTGGCTGCAGCATTGGGACCGGGATAACCTGTTTGTTGTCGGTGCCGGAAACTTCGTCCATAATGGGGGGTATAATCCGACTGCGACAGTCGGTGCACTTGCCTACCGCTGCGCAGAAGGCGTGATCAGATTCGCGGAGGAAGGCGGACGTCTCGAAGAAGAATAG